From a single Glycine soja cultivar W05 chromosome 19, ASM419377v2, whole genome shotgun sequence genomic region:
- the LOC114400106 gene encoding uncharacterized protein LOC114400106: protein MGLLSFVFGGLGFILIGAHEALLHSSPSSQNKKTKTLFSISLVLFSSFFILNSTLSLFDAHSSNDAVGAALQLQVLSIAFVFLFYSLLPLLSLSFTLPSPLLNLVGAFAFAEEFLLFYLQRKDPSGVENRYYDLLLVPIAVCVFCTVLELGSPRSGVVAKLGRGVGLVLQGTWLIQIGLSLFSGWVAQGCDLHHVSRGNYTLRCKGHSEYHRARAIATLQFNCHLALLVVLVVGCFSVITSRNGGGGVFLDNFNVSTRYAPLGGAELQRFEHSPNFTLNSDDDGDDHTPEDDNVGNKKVVVVEHAVNGNGVLPHTTE from the coding sequence ATGGGACTCCTCTCGTTCGTGTTTGGAGGCTTAGGGTTCATTCTCATCGGCGCTCACGAAGCCCTTCTTcactcttctccttcttcccaaaacaagaaaaccaaAACCCTCTTCTCGATCTCTCTGGTCCTCTTCTCCTCTTTCTTCATCCTCAACTCCACGCTATCCCTCTTCGACGCGCACAGCTCAAACGACGCCGTTGGCGCCGCGCTCCAGCTGCAAGTCCTATCCATCGCGTTCGTCTTCCTCTTCTACTCCCTCCTCCCCCTCCTCAGCCTCAGCTTCACTCTCCCCTCTCCGCTCCTAAACCTCGTCGGCGCgttcgccttcgccgaagagtTTCTCTTGTTCTACCTCCAGCGCAAGGACCCCAGTGGCGTCGAGAATCGTTACTACGATCTCCTGCTGGTGCCCATCGCCGTGTGCGTGTTCTGCACGGTTCTGGAGCTGGGATCGCCGCGCTCCGGCGTCGTCGCCAAATTGGGCCGCGGCGTGGGCCTCGTTCTCCAGGGGACCTGGCTCATCCAGATTGGCCTCTCACTGTTCTCGGGCTGGGTCGCGCAGGGTTGTGATTTGCATCATGTGAGTAGGGGAAACTACACGTTGAGGTGTAAGGGGCACTCTGAGTATCACAGGGCGAGGGCTATCGCCACGCTTCAGTTCAATTGCCACCTCGCGCTCTTGGTGGTGCTCGTGGTTGGTTGCTTCTCAGTTATTACATCCAGaaatggaggaggaggagtCTTCCTTGACAATTTTAATGTTTCCACGCGGTATGCGCCCCTCGGTGGCGCTGAATTGCAGCGGTTTGAGCACTCACCAAACTTCACTCTGAACTCTGATGACGATGGTGATGATCACACACCAGAGGATGACAATGTGGGGAACAAGAAGGTGGTTGTTGTGGAGCATGCTGTTAATGGTAATGGCGTATTGCCTCACACCACTGAGTGA